One Dioscorea cayenensis subsp. rotundata cultivar TDr96_F1 chromosome 15, TDr96_F1_v2_PseudoChromosome.rev07_lg8_w22 25.fasta, whole genome shotgun sequence genomic region harbors:
- the LOC120276667 gene encoding zinc finger AN1 and C2H2 domain-containing stress-associated protein 16-like: MESCFHSKRVLNPQISIFETLDALLNSMETTEFEDLGKHCSVVECKLFDFMPFTCDRCSQAFCMQHRSYSKHLCPDANHKDATLLICPLCANGVRLVPGQDPNITWESHVNTDCDPSNHQKETKKKRCPVPDCIETLTFSNMIRCRECARDHCLKHRFAPDHMCAGPKKQDTSFPFIGLLRRSQKFDLVASQTSNNSSVPNQNSSKPSRWNSGLLNAVSAVRASAEASMHRLSSMTAQAMQKAKDGISRSGNGAELVEQCPQCLQRFSSISVLIEHVERYHDHERNAHACMNCNTTHIGS; this comes from the exons ATGGAGTCCTGTTTTCACTCGAAGAGGGTTTTAAATCCCCAAATTTCaatctttgaaaccctagatGCTCTTCTGAATTCGATGGAGACTACGGAGTTTGAGGATCTTGGGAAGCATTGCAGCGTGGTGGAATGCAAGCTCTTTGATTTCATGCCATTCACCTGCGATCGATGCAGTCAG GCATTCTGTATGCAACATAGAAGTTATAGCAAACACCTCTGCCCGGATGCCAATCACAAAGACGCCACTCTTTTGATTTGCCCACTCTGTGCCAATGGAGTTCGGCTGGTCCCAGGTCAAGACCCCAACATAACATGGGAATCTCATGTGAACACTGATTGCGATCCATCAAATCATCAGAAAGAAACTAAGAAAAAGAGGTGTCCTGTTCCCGACTGCATTGAAACGCTTACTTTCTCTAACATGATACGCTGCCGAGAGTGCGCCCGAGATCATTGCTTGAAACATAGATTTGCACCAGATCACATGTGCGCAGGTCCTAAAAAACAAGACACCAGCTTCCCATTTATAGGCTTGCTAAGGAGGAGCCAGAAATTTGATTTGGTAGCTTCACAAACATCCAACAACAGCTCAGTaccaaatcaaaattcaagtaAACCTTCACGGTGGAATTCTGGTTTGCTGAATGCTGTATCAGCTGTTCGAGCCTCAGCTGAAGCCAGTATGCACAGATTGAGTAGCATGACCGCACAAGCAATGCAGAAGGCGAAAGATGGAATATCTCGGAGTGGCAATGGTGCTGAGCTTGTGGAGCAGTGTCCGCAATGTCTACAAAGATTTTCCTCTATTTCTGTTTTAATTGAACATGTTgagaggtatcatgatcacgaACGCAATGCTCATGCCTGCATGAATTGCAATACAACCCATATCGGAAGTTGA